One Neovison vison isolate M4711 chromosome 2, ASM_NN_V1, whole genome shotgun sequence genomic window carries:
- the AKNAD1 gene encoding protein AKNAD1, whose protein sequence is MDKAHFSEDTTSKKQKDLPYDGDFSQIKIYNDYNFTSKSDVLDVSNQILPTVDDLQEKATYKETCSHADMAMTLGKMPKTLINKSYDKKKQSTTTPDIPANERVPSKSNISHILLHHLSNEEFLKGQDIDCETLPEISNADSSDEVLIKNIILHHVKNSWPKEQTPELTDQLSPIKGGEHSKMPCCSLPVREENVSDLEAAGESSHQETSHFLTKIKSPHDKPKSCQGQPLQKLQTGKAVSGSGFKHGPGLVHYQLSDFPKVVPKGKSPKNKTINKPLTTDKQANFSPQLRDKSAIVQDILESMSRSNCIERHGQKRKTAAPSQQIEMEPTIHIHQELLTGIESEMSLFKISSITQKDLSPSSSYIFQKITQGKQMCQKLKEQTDQLKTKVQEFSKSIVQDSPYLLQDKSLVLEKLQGHLELLEQEFLDNKEKHLTLKQVHRHESPAVGDFDPEREVEGEIFKLEMLLEDVKEKINKGKCTSAVSFPVSSPIIPDDLASTSSPPSNEENPNTTSGNQDRDHAQMTSPSCAFCHGVLEWKENTEKKGHRRTNCGRCPPAIQEKSLLANSIHSSDAGPSCSSLSGTGLQSNQREICGTKSHNSRRVCGKKPLEEFHYKYNMPGQNYLNPNERSAFVKLCFLNENKNSSPSRSKPEWICSQTLNPKFSHDEHEPIPGKNNLKVFMTYNSDLATPSPHFHSCRIWGSKSLSNFGSIEETESEILNLSLDHALRTATILKETTDRMIRTIAEDLAKVKRWRNQLKY, encoded by the exons ATGGACAAAGCCCATTTCTCAGAAGATACAACTTCTAAGAAACAGAAAGATTTGCCTTATGATGGGGATTTCTCCCAAATTAAGATATACAATGATTACAATTTTACCTCAAAAAGTGATGTCCTTGATGTTTCAAATCAAATTCTTCCAACAGTAGATGACCTTCAAGAAAAGGCTACGTATAAAGAGACTTGCAGCCATGCAGACATGGCCATGACTCTGGGCAAAATGCCTAAAACTCTTATCAACAAAAGctatgataaaaagaaacaatccaCCACAACTCCTGATATTCCAGCTAATGAAAGAGTCCCTTCAAAGTCAAACATTTCTCATATTTTACTCCATCATCTTTCCAATGAGGAATTCTTAAAAGGTCAAGACATTGATTGTGAAACTCTCCCAGAGATTTCTAATGCCGACAGTTCTGATGaagttcttattaaaaatattattttgcacCATGTTAAGAATTCTTGGCCAAAAGAACAAACCCCAGAACTCACAGACCAACTGAGCCCCATAAAGGGTGGTGAACACAGCAAAATGCCTTGTTGTTCTCTACCTGTGAGAGAAGAAAACGTCTCTGATTTAGAGGCTGCTGGAGAGAGCAGCCATCAAGAAACTTCTCATTTTctaactaaaatcaagagtccacaCGATAAACCAAAAAGTTGCCAAGGGCAGCCACTCCAGAAACTGCAGACTGGCAAAGCAGTTTCAGGCAGTGGGTTCAAACACGGCCCTGGTCTGGTTCATTACCAGTTATCTGATTTCCCTAAGGTTGTTCCCAAAGGGAAAAgccctaaaaataaaacaattaataaaccACTTACAACAGATAAACAAGCCAACTTTTCTCCTCAATTGAGAGATAAGTCAGCTATTGTGCAAGATATTTTAGAAAGCATGTCTAGGTCAAACTGTATTGAAAGACACGGGCAGAAAAGGAAAACTGCTGCACCTTCACAACAGATAGAG ATGGAGCCCACAATACATATTCACCAAGAACTTCTCACAG GAATAGAATCTGAGATGAGTCTCTTTAAGATATCATCAATCACTCAGAAAGACCTTTCCCCAAGCTCTTCTTACATATTTCAGAAGATAACCCAAGGAAAACAGATGTGCCAGAAGTTAAAAGAACAGACTGATCAACTGAAGactaaa GTACAAGAGTTTTCCAAAAGCATAGTGCAGGACTCTCCCTATCTTTTGCAAGACAAGAGTCTG GTCCTGGAGAAACTGCAGGGACATCTTGAACTGCTGGAGCAGGAGTTTCTGGACAACAAGGAGAAGCATCTGACTTTGAAGCAAGTTCACAGGCATGAATCCCCAGCTGTCGGTGACTTTGATCCAGAAAG AGAAGTGGAAGGTGAAATCTTCAAGTTGGAGATGCTACTTGAAGatgttaaagagaaaattaataaggGCAAATGTACTTCAGCCGTCTCTTTTCCCGTGAGCTCTCCAATCATCCCGGATGACTTGGCATCCACATCCTCTCCACCCTCAAATGAG GAGAACCCCAACACCACCTCGGGAAACCAGGACCGAGACCACGCGCAGATGACTAGTCCAAGCTGTGCCTTTTGCCACGGAGTTCTTGAATG GAAAGAAAACACGGAGAAAAAAGGGCACAGGAGGACCAACTGTGGAAGGTGTCCCCCCGCCATTCAAGAAAAGTCCCTGCTTGCAAACTCGATTCACA GTTCTGATGCAGGCCCCAgctgctcttctctttctgggactgGACTGCAAAGTAATCAGCGCGAGATCTGTGGCACTAAGAGTCATAATTCCAGAAGAGTCTGTGGCAAAAAGCCACTTGAAG aatttcattACAAATACAACATGCCAGGACAGAATTACTTAAATCCTAATGAAAGAAGTGCCTTTGTCAAGCTCTGCTTTTTAAACGAAAATAAAAACTCTTCACCTT CTCGTTCAAAGCCAGAATGGATCTGTTCCCAGACATTGAATCCAAAATTCTCTCATGATGAACATGAGCCCATACCAGGAAA AAACAATCTTAAGGTTTTCATGACCTATAATTCAGACCTTGCTACACCCTCACCCCATTTCCACTCCTGCAGGATTTGGGGAAGCAAGTCCTTAAGCAACTTTGGCAGTATTGAAGAAACAGAATCTGAG ATTTTAAACTTGTCTTTGGATCATGCCCTAAGGACAGCAACCATTTTGAAAGAAACCACTGATCGAATGATTAGAACTATTGCAGAAGATCTTGCCAAAGTAAAGAGATGGAGGAATCAACTGAAATACTAG